The Streptomyces sp. RKAG293 genome includes a region encoding these proteins:
- a CDS encoding ABC transporter permease, whose product MMRHRLALTGGLVLVLIAGFCFLGPLIHHTDQTDVDLINAALPPGAGHLLGTDTNGFDVLGRLMTGGRLSLEIGLLAALISTLIGTVYGAVAGLAGGVVDGFLMRLVDVMLSIPFLFVVLILSARFAASAVSLSLVIGGFSWLLSARLIRGEVLALRVREFVLAAKVMGASRRRIIFTHLIPHALGVIIINATFQVADAIIVVSALGFLGFGMTYPTVDWGSQLADGASYLSTGYWWLVYPVGACIVLTVLALNLLADALRDAIGRPTSPSSQN is encoded by the coding sequence ATGATGCGGCATCGGCTCGCGCTCACCGGTGGCCTGGTCCTGGTGCTCATCGCCGGGTTCTGCTTCCTCGGCCCCCTGATCCACCACACCGACCAGACCGATGTGGACCTCATCAACGCGGCCCTGCCGCCAGGAGCCGGCCATCTGCTCGGCACCGACACCAACGGGTTCGACGTACTCGGCCGGCTCATGACCGGCGGCCGGCTGTCGCTGGAGATCGGCCTGCTGGCCGCGCTCATCTCGACCCTGATCGGCACGGTCTACGGGGCGGTCGCCGGACTCGCCGGAGGTGTGGTCGACGGCTTCCTGATGCGCCTGGTCGACGTGATGCTGTCGATCCCGTTCCTCTTCGTCGTGCTGATCCTCTCGGCCCGGTTCGCGGCGAGCGCGGTGTCGCTGAGCCTCGTCATCGGGGGCTTCTCCTGGCTCCTGTCGGCCCGGCTGATACGCGGCGAGGTGCTGGCGCTGCGGGTCCGGGAGTTCGTCCTGGCGGCGAAGGTGATGGGCGCCTCACGACGGCGGATCATCTTCACCCATCTGATTCCCCATGCTCTCGGCGTGATCATCATCAACGCCACCTTCCAGGTGGCCGATGCGATCATCGTCGTCTCCGCGCTGGGCTTCCTGGGCTTCGGCATGACCTACCCCACGGTGGACTGGGGCAGCCAACTCGCCGACGGGGCCAGCTATCTCTCCACCGGTTACTGGTGGCTGGTCTATCCGGTGGGCGCCTGCATCGTCCTCACCGTCCTCGCCCTCAACCTGCTCGCGGACGCGCTCAGGGACGCCATCGGGCGACCTACTTCACCTTCGAGTCAGAACTAA